One window from the genome of Haladaptatus paucihalophilus DX253 encodes:
- a CDS encoding APC family permease has product MSSSHGKDSNSLSRDMGLFGAMSTVVAGTLGAGLFVTLGTASSTTGPSVILVVVLSGLLAMAIAVNYSWMATIFPAAAGSYAYISRTFDSRLPGFIVTWSKWLGYMAADAVLALGFGSYLQVFYPSIDPTIAGFALLTVLFLVNLVGTKEYSLSQNAIMAVLMLAILVLVIPGSFHVNPENYQPFFTGGRSGFIQAAVPLFYAYIGIAVAGQMGAEVKNPSKNLPLAMVGGTLVLVVLYVWTAAVIYGVVGDYTVLANSERPLATAAESFLGGSATAVVAFGGLLATASSVHAVMAAGIKMPYSWSWDEVFPKQFSAVSQRFGTPHYSLATLYVVAAALTFWSDGLNEAIVIATFSYLIAYATVSLTLLYVRASRPDLVEQAGFDYGWLTPVTGVVATLGAVGLLTKAANFGGLPAALGDFITGLPGAFGDFFAAPLAGTVPLVSAFRATVVNAYWTAFEAAPTLRIYLPWMVVGLGIFAVYWRLGNQRGTDVGAILDTLPGVASDDHDPTIGDVTSDD; this is encoded by the coding sequence ATGTCATCATCACACGGCAAAGACAGCAATAGCCTCTCGCGGGACATGGGCCTGTTCGGGGCGATGAGCACCGTCGTCGCGGGGACGCTCGGTGCCGGGTTGTTCGTCACGCTCGGCACGGCGAGTTCCACGACCGGGCCGAGCGTCATCCTCGTCGTGGTCCTCTCCGGACTGCTGGCGATGGCCATCGCGGTGAACTACAGTTGGATGGCGACCATCTTCCCGGCCGCCGCCGGGTCGTACGCCTACATCTCCCGGACGTTCGACAGTCGGCTTCCGGGCTTCATCGTCACGTGGTCGAAGTGGTTAGGGTACATGGCCGCCGATGCCGTGCTCGCGCTGGGCTTCGGCAGCTATCTCCAAGTGTTCTACCCCAGTATCGACCCGACAATCGCTGGCTTCGCGCTCCTCACCGTCCTCTTCCTCGTCAATCTCGTCGGCACGAAGGAGTACAGCCTCTCGCAGAACGCCATCATGGCGGTGTTGATGCTGGCCATCCTCGTCCTCGTCATTCCGGGGTCGTTCCACGTGAACCCCGAGAACTACCAGCCGTTCTTCACCGGGGGCCGGAGCGGGTTCATCCAAGCCGCCGTCCCGCTGTTCTACGCCTACATCGGCATCGCCGTCGCGGGGCAGATGGGCGCCGAAGTGAAGAACCCGTCCAAGAACCTCCCGCTGGCGATGGTCGGTGGGACGCTGGTCCTCGTCGTCCTGTACGTCTGGACGGCCGCCGTCATCTACGGCGTCGTCGGGGACTACACCGTGCTGGCGAACTCCGAGCGGCCGCTCGCAACCGCCGCGGAGTCGTTCCTCGGCGGGAGCGCCACCGCGGTCGTCGCGTTCGGCGGCCTGCTGGCAACCGCCTCCAGCGTCCACGCGGTGATGGCGGCGGGCATCAAGATGCCCTACTCGTGGTCGTGGGACGAGGTGTTCCCGAAGCAGTTCTCCGCGGTGAGCCAGCGGTTCGGCACGCCGCACTACTCGCTCGCCACGCTGTACGTCGTTGCCGCCGCGCTGACGTTCTGGAGCGACGGCCTCAACGAGGCCATCGTCATCGCCACGTTCAGCTACCTCATCGCGTACGCCACGGTCTCGCTGACCCTGCTGTACGTCCGGGCGTCGCGTCCCGACCTCGTGGAGCAAGCGGGCTTCGACTACGGCTGGCTCACCCCCGTCACGGGCGTCGTGGCGACCCTCGGTGCGGTCGGGTTGCTGACCAAGGCCGCGAACTTCGGCGGACTCCCCGCCGCGCTCGGCGACTTCATCACCGGGCTTCCAGGTGCGTTCGGCGACTTCTTCGCCGCGCCGTTGGCCGGAACCGTTCCGCTCGTGAGCGCGTTCCGCGCGACGGTGGTGAACGCGTACTGGACCGCGTTCGAGGCCGCGCCCACGCTCCGCATCTACCTCCCGTGGATGGTCGTGGGACTCGGCATCTTCGCCGTCTACTGGCGACTCGGAAATCAGCGCGGGACCGACGTCGGCGCGATTCTCGACACGCTCCCGGGCGTGGCGAGCGACGACCACGACCCGACCATCGGGGATGTGACCTCGGATGACTGA
- a CDS encoding redox-regulated ATPase YchF yields MSYKIGLVGKPSVGKSTFFNAATMNDVPEGSYPFTTIDPSIGEAYARVECAAPEFDESCTPSVGFCEEGTRYVPTKLVDVAGLIPGAHEGKGLGNQFLTDLNEADVLVHVVDFSGKTDIEGEPTEGHDPRDDIDFLENELDMWYLEILEKGIERFRSGYAGEEKHIEEDLAEQMSAFKTNKDEIKQVILSLGLDLDPETWEDEDRQELAREIRKRTKPMVIAANKMDTPAARANYEEITSDPEYEHLTVIPASAHAEKALKNAAEQGVIDYDAGDSDFEITGDVSEEQEGGLAQIREFTNEFDGTGVQRALEAALFDELDLIAVFPGSANGSASEKGVFRDCFLLPGGSTAEDFAYHLHSDIGDGFLHGIDCRSKRQIGSSSELDHRSVVEIVSTSQ; encoded by the coding sequence ATGAGTTACAAAATCGGCTTGGTCGGAAAACCCTCCGTGGGGAAATCGACCTTCTTCAACGCCGCGACGATGAACGACGTGCCGGAGGGGTCCTACCCCTTCACGACAATCGACCCGTCCATCGGCGAGGCCTACGCCCGCGTCGAGTGCGCCGCCCCCGAATTCGACGAGTCCTGCACGCCCAGCGTCGGTTTCTGCGAGGAGGGCACGCGCTACGTCCCGACGAAACTCGTTGACGTGGCCGGACTCATCCCGGGCGCACACGAGGGCAAGGGCCTCGGCAACCAGTTCCTCACGGACCTGAACGAGGCCGACGTGTTGGTCCACGTCGTGGACTTCTCCGGCAAGACCGACATCGAGGGCGAACCCACCGAGGGCCACGACCCCCGCGACGACATCGACTTCCTCGAAAACGAACTCGACATGTGGTACCTCGAAATCCTGGAGAAGGGCATCGAGCGCTTCCGCTCGGGCTACGCCGGGGAGGAGAAACACATCGAGGAGGACCTCGCGGAACAGATGTCGGCGTTCAAGACGAACAAGGACGAGATAAAGCAGGTCATCCTCTCGCTCGGTCTCGACCTCGACCCCGAGACGTGGGAGGACGAGGACCGCCAGGAACTCGCCCGCGAGATTCGCAAGCGCACCAAGCCGATGGTCATCGCGGCGAACAAGATGGACACCCCCGCGGCGCGGGCGAACTACGAGGAAATCACCTCGGACCCCGAGTACGAACACCTGACCGTCATCCCCGCCAGCGCCCACGCCGAGAAGGCGCTCAAGAACGCCGCCGAACAGGGCGTCATCGACTACGACGCCGGAGATTCGGACTTCGAAATCACGGGCGACGTGAGCGAGGAACAGGAAGGGGGCCTCGCCCAGATTCGGGAGTTCACCAACGAGTTCGACGGGACGGGCGTCCAGCGCGCCCTCGAAGCCGCGCTGTTCGACGAACTCGACCTCATCGCCGTCTTCCCCGGGTCGGCCAACGGCAGCGCCAGCGAGAAGGGCGTCTTCCGCGACTGCTTCCTCCTCCCCGGCGGTTCGACGGCCGAGGACTTCGCGTACCACCTGCACTCCGATATCGGAGATGGGTTCCTCCACGGCATCGACTGCCGGAGCAAGCGCCAAATCGGTTCGAGTTCCGAGTTGGACCACCGTTCCGTCGTGGAAATCGTCTCCACGAGTCAGTAA
- a CDS encoding M20 family metallopeptidase, translating to MTEPAESAELARIDPDETISLLQEMVQIPSPYFEEHELSEFVYDWLDSRDLDPEYHHVSEPKITEYEGDNVLARLEGSDPDAPTLLLNAHMDTVLLVEDWEEDPCSGRIEDGKLYGQGACDMKGGLAAVMVAFEALAESDVDLAGDIVLSAVVDEEGPYGLGTDRLIRDGYTDDYDAAIVTEPGPILAQEEDIDNPALLLGARGRFLYDIEVKGHAAHGSQPHKGTNAVVDAGKVADALSNLDVGSHPKLGDGSVCPLLLEGGSQTLSVPERAQLMVDRHVVLGETEEIVREQAEEAVAALDIESEVEIGFRESPDPGIKYGPYVTPEDHDLVTSLVGATESVAGVEPEFGYFASVGDFNYLGDRADLPTVIVGPDGENIHGAGEFVYTDEVVETARIVAEGAMRFVGSE from the coding sequence ATGACTGAACCCGCTGAATCCGCTGAACTCGCGCGGATCGACCCGGACGAGACCATCTCCCTCCTGCAGGAGATGGTGCAGATTCCCTCGCCGTACTTCGAAGAGCACGAACTGAGCGAGTTCGTGTACGACTGGCTGGATTCGCGCGACCTCGACCCCGAGTACCACCACGTCAGCGAGCCGAAAATCACGGAGTACGAGGGCGATAACGTGCTCGCCCGACTGGAAGGAAGCGACCCGGATGCCCCCACGCTCCTGCTCAACGCGCACATGGACACCGTGCTGTTGGTCGAGGATTGGGAGGAAGACCCCTGCTCGGGGCGCATCGAAGACGGCAAACTGTACGGACAGGGGGCCTGCGACATGAAGGGCGGCCTCGCCGCGGTCATGGTCGCCTTCGAAGCGCTGGCGGAGTCGGACGTTGACCTCGCGGGCGACATCGTTCTCTCCGCCGTGGTGGACGAGGAGGGGCCGTACGGACTCGGCACCGACCGCCTCATCCGCGACGGCTACACCGACGACTACGACGCCGCCATCGTGACGGAACCCGGCCCGATTCTCGCACAGGAGGAGGACATCGACAATCCCGCGCTCCTCCTCGGCGCTCGCGGGCGCTTCCTCTACGACATCGAAGTGAAAGGCCACGCGGCCCACGGGTCGCAACCGCACAAAGGAACCAACGCCGTCGTGGACGCCGGGAAGGTCGCCGACGCGCTCTCCAATCTCGACGTGGGAAGCCATCCGAAACTCGGCGACGGGTCGGTCTGTCCCCTTCTACTGGAGGGCGGCAGCCAAACGCTCTCGGTTCCCGAACGCGCCCAGCTCATGGTGGACCGCCACGTCGTCCTCGGCGAAACGGAGGAAATCGTGCGCGAACAGGCAGAGGAGGCCGTCGCGGCCCTCGACATCGAGAGCGAGGTGGAAATCGGCTTCCGCGAGTCGCCGGACCCCGGCATCAAGTACGGACCCTACGTCACGCCGGAGGACCACGACCTCGTGACGTCGCTCGTCGGCGCGACGGAATCCGTCGCGGGCGTCGAACCGGAGTTCGGCTACTTCGCCAGCGTCGGCGACTTCAACTACCTCGGCGACCGCGCGGACCTCCCGACCGTCATCGTCGGGCCGGACGGCGAGAACATCCACGGTGCGGGCGAGTTCGTCTACACCGACGAAGTTGTCGAGACGGCGCGAATCGTCGCCGAGGGCGCGATGCGCTTCGTCGGGTCGGAGTAG